A genome region from Balneolaceae bacterium includes the following:
- a CDS encoding sugar phosphate nucleotidyltransferase, with product MKLIIPMAGRGTRVRPHSHTVPKPLLPVAGKMIVERIVETFVRTLDRKITEIVFILGPDFGREIRESLEAMSERHGAEAHFRIQEVAEGTAHAVYSAEDQLDGECIIVFADTLFDTEGTVSLEGADSVIWLKQVDDPSRFGVAVYEGDRITDFVEKPDEPISDQAIIGVYYFRDASSLKEEIEYLLDNDIRGHGDEFQLTDALDRMLKKGDVFKRASVDEWLDCGTLDAWLETSGVILEKEGREYDEDDFTETRIIPPVYIGENVELENCIIGPHASIADGCKLYKCTIKNSLVQEHADLENCRLQDSTVGRHTRLHGVDQEVHVGDHSTVGVEI from the coding sequence ATGAAATTAATCATCCCGATGGCAGGCCGCGGGACCCGCGTCCGCCCCCACTCCCACACCGTACCCAAACCCCTGCTGCCGGTGGCCGGCAAGATGATCGTGGAGCGCATCGTGGAGACCTTCGTGCGCACGCTGGACCGGAAGATCACCGAGATCGTCTTTATCCTGGGACCTGATTTCGGGCGGGAGATCCGTGAGTCTCTGGAGGCCATGAGCGAGCGTCACGGGGCCGAGGCCCATTTTCGCATCCAGGAGGTGGCCGAAGGCACCGCCCACGCCGTCTACAGCGCGGAAGACCAGCTGGATGGGGAGTGCATCATTGTCTTCGCCGACACCCTTTTCGACACCGAGGGAACGGTCTCCCTGGAGGGCGCCGACAGCGTCATATGGCTGAAGCAGGTGGACGATCCCTCCCGCTTCGGCGTGGCCGTATATGAGGGCGACCGCATCACCGATTTCGTGGAGAAGCCCGACGAGCCCATCTCCGACCAGGCCATCATCGGGGTGTACTACTTCCGCGACGCCTCCAGCCTGAAGGAGGAGATCGAATATCTGCTGGACAACGACATACGGGGACACGGGGACGAATTCCAGCTCACCGACGCCTTGGACCGCATGCTCAAGAAAGGGGACGTCTTCAAACGGGCGTCCGTAGACGAGTGGCTCGACTGCGGCACCCTCGACGCTTGGCTGGAGACCTCCGGCGTGATCCTGGAGAAAGAGGGAAGGGAATACGACGAAGACGACTTTACCGAAACTCGCATCATCCCGCCCGTCTATATAGGGGAGAACGTGGAGCTGGAGAACTGCATTATCGGCCCCCACGCCAGCATCGCCGACGGCTGCAAGCTGTACAAATGTACCATCAAGAACAGCTTGGTGCAGGAACACGCCGACTTGGAAAACTGCCGCCTGCAGGATTCAACGGTAGGGCGACACACTCGCCTGCACGGGGTAGACCAAGAGGTGCATGTGGGGGACCATTCTACGGTGGGGGTGGAGATCTAA
- a CDS encoding 6-bladed beta-propeller: protein MRLLTGLLSVSLLFVACSSGGPDQNHSPESNGDIPEHLQDVENLTVLPENPEPQYKIELVEEHSFGDKYDEVVHLGYINDFAVDDRGRVYLADMSNDRIHVYNPDGSFLQSIGRAGRGPGEFLTTRGGLNIGVNEEYLFVYDDTNFRVSRFYLDTYELADVANLEMRNWDHIDTISGRRPFDFYYRKDGTYLVQFRIGGISLSADEAPSITNLRSYFVHFDQNIEPVSDVIMEYEHPEIIRTGSGSRVNKRSFPLANRHLMVISGSGHIYRAYTDEFLIRTYRSDGTYARAVYAPWEATSFTRAHRDTLLDTWSAISRTFNVLEVPDRWPLLDQIVVDDQNRLWVSIYTDSMDSTEWRVLDEEGNLLGSFDWPRKLLNAFPGHDSDNYIIKNGALYYLDTNPLNLSTQMVRKFRIEMTPVRERG, encoded by the coding sequence ATGCGCCTGCTTACCGGTCTACTGTCCGTTTCGCTTCTGTTTGTTGCCTGTTCCTCAGGTGGACCGGACCAGAACCACTCCCCCGAATCGAACGGGGATATCCCCGAGCACCTGCAGGACGTGGAAAATTTGACTGTGCTGCCGGAGAATCCGGAGCCGCAGTACAAAATCGAGCTGGTTGAGGAGCATAGTTTCGGCGACAAATACGACGAAGTGGTCCACCTCGGCTACATCAACGATTTCGCGGTGGACGACCGGGGCCGGGTCTACCTGGCGGACATGAGCAACGACAGGATCCACGTGTATAATCCCGACGGGAGTTTTCTGCAATCCATAGGCAGGGCTGGCCGCGGGCCGGGTGAGTTCCTGACTACACGCGGCGGTCTGAATATAGGGGTGAATGAGGAATACCTGTTTGTGTATGACGACACCAACTTCAGGGTCAGCCGATTCTACCTGGACACCTATGAGCTGGCCGACGTGGCAAATCTGGAGATGCGCAACTGGGATCACATCGATACGATCTCGGGCCGGCGTCCCTTCGATTTCTATTACAGGAAGGATGGTACCTATCTGGTCCAGTTTCGCATTGGCGGTATTAGTTTGTCCGCTGACGAAGCGCCCTCGATAACGAATTTGAGATCATACTTTGTTCACTTTGACCAGAACATAGAGCCGGTGTCCGATGTGATCATGGAATACGAGCATCCGGAAATCATCAGAACCGGATCTGGCTCAAGGGTCAACAAACGTTCCTTTCCGTTGGCTAATCGACACCTGATGGTGATTTCCGGGTCCGGACATATATACAGGGCCTATACAGACGAATTCCTTATCCGCACGTACCGATCCGACGGCACCTATGCGCGGGCTGTATACGCCCCGTGGGAAGCAACCTCATTTACAAGGGCACACCGTGACACCCTCCTGGATACATGGTCAGCGATATCCCGCACTTTTAACGTCTTGGAGGTACCGGATCGGTGGCCGCTTTTGGATCAGATCGTAGTGGATGATCAAAACCGGCTCTGGGTATCCATATACACCGACAGCATGGACTCCACGGAGTGGCGGGTTTTGGACGAGGAGGGCAACCTGCTGGGATCATTCGATTGGCCACGAAAACTGCTGAATGCCTTTCCCGGCCACGATTCCGATAACTATATCATCAAGAATGGCGCACTCTATTACCTGGACACCAATCCCCTGAACCTGTCAACCCAGATGGTACGAAAATTCCGCATTGAGATGACACCGGTGCGGGAGAGGGGATAG